The genome window ATAAGTTGCCGTTTGGATGATAAACTACTTCAAACACTTTATTGTAGTTGTATTTTTGCATTTCTTGTTTACGTTTGGCTAAATCGGCGGCTTCAAAGGCAATGGTACTGTTTGCATATTTATACAATTCCACGTAATAGTAGTAGCCGATATTCCGCTTAAATAACGTAAATTTACCTTGCACATCATTTTCCTGCCATATTTTTTCACAGGTAATCACATTTTGTTCATTGTAGCGGACAATATCTTGGTTTGTGTCTTGCCCGTTAAAATAGGTCAGTTGTCTAAAAATAAAATTATTGTACCCCAGTTGGTTATAAAAATTAATGTATCTTTCACAAGATGCCAAATCGTTTACACCTTTTTTTAAGAGTACACAGGACAAGCGCGGTTTAATACACGTTCCGCGGATAGTTTGGTACACTTCACTAAGCAAGTTGGAAAAGGAAGACGGGTATTGATCTTTGTATCTCATGATTTCTTCAATGCGTTTTTGTTCCCAGTGCGGCAGTGAAAGGTTCAAGTAAGTCCAGTTGTTTTTGGTTAAGCAATTTAAGATACGCTGATTGTTTTTTAATAGTTGGGAAGCGTTGGTAGTCACGGCACGAATACGAAAATTATATTGATTTACCAA of Elusimicrobiaceae bacterium contains these proteins:
- a CDS encoding 4Fe-4S cluster-binding domain-containing protein, with amino-acid sequence MTLTNHVFPFDLRAMADKYTFVPFLKDKELYSNFNFSVFLDDYCNADCKFCVANIRCKTENRKNVFGENYNAYLKSLDKIFAFLRPLNPTISLTGGEPTLFPLFDEVVSLVNQYNFRIRAVTTNASQLLKNNQRILNCLTKNNWTYLNLSLPHWEQKRIEEIMRYKDQYPSSFSNLLSEVYQTIRGTCIKPRLSCVLLKKGVNDLASCERYINFYNQLGYNNFIFRQLTYFNGQDTNQDIVRYNEQNVITCEKIWQENDVQGKFTLFKRNIGYYYYVELYKYANSTIAFEAADLAKRKQEMQKYNYNKVFEVVYHPNGNLCSGWDGTQEILLNYQDL